The Dethiosulfovibrio peptidovorans DSM 11002 genome has a window encoding:
- the lysW gene encoding lysine biosynthesis protein LysW, producing MKVSCVVCEGSVALPDDAMIGELLICDDCGTELELVSLDPLKVEEAPEIQEDWGE from the coding sequence ATGAAGGTATCTTGCGTAGTGTGCGAAGGCAGCGTGGCTCTTCCTGACGATGCCATGATAGGTGAGTTGCTTATATGCGACGACTGTGGAACGGAGCTCGAGCTGGTGAGTCTGGATCCCCTCAAGGTGGAGGAGGCTCCTGAGATCCAGGAGGACTGGGGCGAATAG
- the lysX gene encoding lysine biosynthesis protein LysX, which translates to MNELWILYSRLRTEEKLLKKAADKTGVRCNFVDLRGISWPEGLKVGENDVVLCRCVSQAHNLAIARLLESRGVRTVNHSSVIEACGDKVFTAGLLDMAGLRQPRYSVAFSPEEAVKTSESMGFPVVFKPPVGSWGRLLSKVNDVDSAETVVEHKSFMGPQHQTFFIQEYVEKDGYDVRALVLGGKPITAIKRKSRHWITNTARGGDVEGMEIDQTMADVLKKVHDVFNGDLLAVDLFHDDQGWSVNEVNGQAEFHGSVEGTEVDVAGMLVDHCISLMEGSL; encoded by the coding sequence ATGAACGAGCTTTGGATTCTGTACAGTCGTCTGAGAACGGAGGAGAAACTTCTCAAAAAGGCGGCGGATAAAACGGGAGTGCGGTGCAATTTTGTGGATTTGAGAGGAATCTCCTGGCCGGAGGGACTTAAGGTAGGTGAGAACGACGTCGTCCTCTGCCGTTGCGTCTCTCAGGCCCACAATCTCGCGATCGCACGCCTTCTAGAATCTCGAGGTGTCCGTACGGTCAACCATTCCTCGGTCATAGAGGCCTGTGGCGACAAGGTCTTTACCGCCGGACTTCTCGATATGGCCGGTTTAAGACAGCCTCGCTATTCAGTGGCTTTCTCTCCGGAAGAAGCGGTGAAGACGTCCGAGTCCATGGGGTTTCCCGTTGTTTTCAAGCCGCCCGTCGGCAGCTGGGGCAGACTTCTTTCCAAGGTCAACGACGTGGATTCGGCTGAGACTGTAGTGGAACATAAGTCCTTCATGGGTCCTCAGCATCAGACTTTCTTCATTCAGGAATACGTGGAAAAGGATGGATACGATGTCAGGGCTCTGGTGTTGGGAGGAAAGCCCATAACGGCCATTAAGAGAAAGAGCCGTCACTGGATAACGAACACCGCAAGAGGTGGAGACGTAGAGGGAATGGAGATCGATCAAACCATGGCGGATGTGCTGAAAAAGGTCCACGACGTGTTCAATGGCGATCTTTTGGCCGTGGATCTGTTTCACGACGATCAGGGATGGTCGGTCAACGAGGTCAACGGGCAAGCCGAGTTTCACGGGTCGGTCGAGGGTACCGAAGTGGACGTCGCCGGGATGTTGGTGGATCACTGCATCTCACTTATGGAAGGGAGCCTCTGA
- the rsgA gene encoding ribosome small subunit-dependent GTPase A: MIGSSGVGKSTLINRLAGSELLRTQGVRGDHKGRHTTTRRELVILPGGGIVIDTPGMRKLGIDGLDLSRAFEDVEGLAVKCRFRDCSHNGEPGCAVRKAMDEGSLSPDRFASYMKLKREAKYEGLNSKQIEAEKNSSMYKEVGGIKNARKLAKSKNKSRG, translated from the coding sequence TTGATAGGATCGTCGGGAGTGGGAAAGTCCACCTTGATAAATAGGTTGGCCGGTAGCGAACTCCTCCGGACTCAGGGTGTAAGAGGAGACCACAAGGGCAGACATACTACGACCAGACGGGAATTGGTGATCTTGCCCGGTGGAGGTATCGTGATAGATACCCCTGGAATGAGGAAGCTTGGCATAGATGGTCTCGATCTTTCCAGGGCTTTCGAGGACGTGGAGGGTCTTGCCGTAAAATGTAGATTTAGAGACTGTAGTCATAACGGAGAGCCAGGATGTGCCGTTCGTAAGGCCATGGACGAAGGCTCTCTTTCTCCAGATCGATTTGCCAGTTACATGAAACTGAAGAGAGAAGCAAAATACGAAGGTTTGAATTCCAAGCAGATCGAGGCGGAGAAAAATTCCTCCATGTATAAGGAGGTCGGAGGGATAAAGAACGCCCGAAAATTGGCCAAGTCCAAAAATAAGTCTAGAGGTTAA